The Diospyros lotus cultivar Yz01 chromosome 11, ASM1463336v1, whole genome shotgun sequence region ataaaaaattagaaaacgtgttctttttgaaattttgaaaataagtttttaattatattttatttaataaatttgattattcaataaattaaaaatatttaatgttaatatattattaaaaaaatatatacattttaaagttaatgaattttataatattttttttcattacaataataaaatatgaataaataaataaatagatgtgttttgagttttaagtttgttttggttgaaaacactcaaaacaattttttgttattttgagttttctttacaattttttttttttgttttcaaaaatgtatttttaaaaacagtaaaaagaaagcattttcaatattttagaaaattgaaaactaaaaattacttgaaaacagtaaagagaacgcagcctaaggTTTTAGGTTTTTCTGTtctagaaaacattttttaggTTTTGGAGAGTATTTTTTAGTGTTGTGTGATTATTATATATAGCATCTTAGAACGAACCATATCTAATATCAATCACTTTTAGAATAAGAAtcagtttcaaaaaaaaaaaacattactTGAGTGAAAGCCAAatatttattgagaaatattatttaaatatagaGTTTTGACATTTTGTGTGACACttaatattaatagttaattacTTATCGGTAATTTTTCACTATGTAAGCAATATTCATCGGTGAGAAAATGATCATTGATGCTAAATGTCACATGAAGTGTCAAATCTCTATGtccaaatagcattttcataTGTTGTATTCTTAGATTGTTGTTCTGTCATAGGCaaaaatctattaaaattataaaaaaatccaaaaaatccaaaataacattttggggtaaaaggtgtaaatttttctttaattgagGGCTCGACACAATACGCAAATTAGATAATTTGACATTTGCAAATTTCCTTGAGGGTCCCATTAAAATAATAGACATTATCTTTTAAGAATGCTAATAAAATCTTGGTATGAAagggataaatattatctattaaaaatcataattctaatAAGGTATTAGaatattgagataaatttaatttataaaaaatctcAAACCAAAGAGATTTAGAATTACTCCATCCTACTCTATAAATAAGTTGACCTCCATTTTGAAAAGAGATACGTCTTTGATATTAGTGGAAACTctactttataatttttagcaTCCTTATTTAGCGTCTAACttaattattgaaatgcttgtgTGGAGACTTTCTGTAAGACCCGCTTCCGAATACTCAAAAAAAGatcattacagagatgatatagaacaaaactgaactcaactcatttcatttctagcagcggaaatttaaataagatttaattacatttccaacatctcataactctaggctcaaaggccatacaaaataataagaggctcataTGCCCACAACATAACAAATTCTCATTgttacaaacctcaccaaatcactaactaggatctttaaagttaGGACGTGTTTCCGTACACTACTATCCCTTGGCTAcagtcctattggactcgcccccaataatcgtctttcctttacctggaatggcaaagaagatcaagtgagccacaaggctcagcaagttcgaggaacaaggaacaatatataggatccaataacacgatgacaccaaaaagagtaatcaagaactccacaattatatacaagattcataattcgtgagtttatcaattcaacttaatatatcatgtcaccatgtatcactatacAATTGTGTATAAAATTCCAATATCGTTATCAATTCTCACaagctcgcaagccatcattcaatacatgcaagaatgcatcatttcattaccaatatcaattttcctggctctcaagccataatcAATGCATGcgaaagtgcataagtttcataaaatctcacaaatgaatatggagccaacctgctgggctatggccacctcgtcccgtgccaggtgctctagggtacccttccctccgcgcaaaataataggtgcgcaaaatttaataacaatagtatatatatcatattttgacatgCCATTTATGAAATCACGCAAGGTTACCAACTTGAATGCTATGCTCTCGAATGCATAATTAAGTATCCCCATGGTTTAATACCACGTATTGATGACAAATATATCTCCAcaaaaagtctcaaatttatgattagagTTCCCATGCAACTAAAAGAACCACATCATGTACATTGGCTCTATTAATCTTTACACACCgtggcatttaatttattggCCATATTCCAATGAATACTAAAAATGCAAGCAAAGTTTTGatataaattctcataaatttaggcatattcaaaattcatttgatagataattaaataatgttcATGGCAATATACAATAGGTGCGTGGGTGTTAACCAtgtgaatacatatatatatatatattatttgagtgCTCTTAAACTTACAGAGATTACTAAACATATGTtacatatatctttatatatatattttaagtgtctTACCTTGAACTTACAGAATATcaaacatacatatacatatatatatatatattatttaagtgcTTTACGTTTGTTTTAAACTTACAAAGAGCAGCaaccatacatatacatatatatatattatttaagtgtTTTACGTTTGTTTTAAACTTACAAAGAGCAGCaaccatacatatacatatatatatatattatttaagtgtCTTACGCCTTCAGTGAGTGTTGAACACggtattaaacatatatatatatatattatttgggtgcttaatatgtgtatatatatatatataaataaatattatttatactattTGGGTGCCTTGGGCTTTCAGTGGGTCTACATTCTTGGTTAGCATATAAGATTGTTAAAACAAAACAGAGgcttaagagagagagagaattcccAAGTGAGTAGTTGCACTGCCACacatataaatgtatatgtatgaGTATATAACTGGGTGGGTCGGTTGGGACAGGAGCATTAGGAtggttatattatatatatatatatttgtatatagaAGGGGGTTGCTCAAATAGGTAGAGGGATGTTTCAATGGGgcacggatatatatatatatatactaagcGAGTGATCTGAATATGGCAAGGGAGAGATGAAGTCgagtttatacatatatatgatttaaaataagtggggggggggggggcggggtaTCCGAATAAACAACGAGAGTACACTGCCATGCTTATATATATCTGCATATATGAATATGTAAATGGAGGATTGGCTGGGATAGAAGCAGGGGGCGTGCGTACATGTATATACAAGGGCTggtagcatatatatatatatatatagggataTTCAAGTAGGTCACTCAACTGGTACAACAATGGAGGTAGGGATATTCAAGTAGGTCACTCAACTGGTACAACAATGGaggctgttatatatatatatatataggtgtgtgtgtgttttgttcgAAACAGGGGAAGAGCGCCCAGACTTgctacgtatgtatatatatacatattatatatatataacctttACTTACCTTAGGCCATTCCAGAAGTAAATCTTGGAGTAAATCAAACCCCATTTGGATACATCAAAGGGACTCATAGGGAGTAAAGAAACAGGATAATGGTTGAAATATAGAGAAACAGAACAATGATTGATTATATTTCACGTAATACATAAGGAGTGTATGGATAGAACTTGGGCTTGAGAATAAAATAGAGATATAGgaggaacttgcctgatgaaaaGTGCAACCCTCAACCAGCAACAGAAACACGAAGcagcaaatgaagaagaagaagtaatgCAACGGTAGGCAGCAACATGGGTATATTATATGCACTGAAAAGTGGAGATACAATCTGTGCATAAAGTAAAAGACAAGCAGAAAAGGCTGGACTGCACTGTTTCCCTCAAAAGACTGATTTGCCCCTTCTTTTTTGGCAGCAGACAAGCTTTTTGGGGGCGTTTTTGACATTTGGcgactatttttattttaatttttttttcttctttcctgtttttctttttttttttttcacattataaaatttaaatctcttttactattgggcccaagcccaacctaacaatttatttaacccatataataaacccatgaactctcatttaactaattaaatggagtctaaaatattaatttatcaaattcttaaaaattagattcatacacttaaattcatgatcacatgcatcaagaaaatttcatattaatccaaaatcatgttatgccatcaaaacaatatatcataaattgttaaaatacttcgatccacatttagaatgcctttgagctaaaattaattattagaggagaaaaaaaaaaaaaaaaaaacacctagacccaatttagggtcattacagtttctcccccccttcaaagaatttggtccccaaattcGTACTTGGTCATTAGAATAGCTGGGGGAAAAGATGCCTCATTTCCTCCTCacgctcccaagtagcctcgtCCGGAGAATGACGACGCCACTGAACTTTCACAAAAGGAATCGATCGGTTTTGTAGCGCTCTCTCTTTCCGTTCCAGAATACTGTTAGGTCTTTCCTCGTACGCCACATCTTCCCCAACCTCTATATTCTGATAGTCAATAATGTGCCGAGGATCCGGCACGTACTTCCTTAGCATGGACACATGGAAGACGTTATGAATGCTAAAAAGCTGCGGTGGCGAGGCCAACTTATAGGCCAAAGTGCCAACCCGttccaaaatctcaaacggcCCAATATAgcgaggactaagcttccccgaCACCCCAAATCAACGTACGCCCTTCATGGGCATCACTCTCAGCCATACATGATCCCCAGCCGAAAACTCCAAGTCTCGTCATCTCTTGTTCGTATAACTCTTTTGTCGATCCTTGGCGGCCTTCATTCTCGCTCTGATGAGGCGAATCTTTTCCGTTGTCTATTCCACAATCTCCGGCCCCAACAAGGCTTTATCTCCAACCTCCTCCCAACAAATGGGTGATCTACATGGCCTACCATAGAGCGCCTCATAAGGTGGCATACCTATACTGGAGTGGTGACTATTGTTGTAGGCGAATTCTACTAGTGGCAGGTGGTCATCCCAATTTCCATGAAAGTTCAACACACAcgccctcaacatgtcctctaGTGTTTGGATGGTCCTCTATGACTGCCCATCTGTCTGAGGGTAGAACGCTATACTAAACCTCAACTTCATCCCTAAAGCATCCTGCAACGTTCCCCAAAAATGTACGGTAAAACAAGGATCCTGGTCTGACACGATACTAGAGGGTACTCCATGTAATCTCACTATCTCCTCAATGTACATCTTAGCCAGACGACTCAAaagataagtcttcttaatcggTAGAAAATtggctgatttagtcaaacggtctactatcacccatatagcatcattcCCCTTTGTCGTCCTCGGCAGCCCTGACACGAAGTCCATAGATATGTTGTCTCACTTTCACTCTGGAATGGGCAACGGCTGTAGAAGGCCTGCCAACTTCTGATGTTCTGCCTTAACCTGATAGTTTTTGACGTTCGACCTTAACTTGCTGACACACTAGACATTGCAAAACAAATCTCGCCACATCTCCCCTTAAATCGTTCCAAGTGAATAATATAAGGTACCTTAGGCTTAAAGTGGGGTCCACACGGAAACCATTTCCTTCAACCAATTCCACATTTGCTAACCATAGCATACATTCTACAATTCCCCAATTTGTACAAGTGACCCTTAAGTATTCCCAGTGAGTCCCTTCACTCGACAAGTATTTTTCATTCCATCAATAGTACCACAATACCCCTTGAGATGACTTGTTTCCCATCTTACCATTCACTGGTACCATTTGACCACATGCTAATTTTAAAAGATACATCGCCTCAACACGTAATCCAATAAATTATCTACTCATGGTGGAGGTTCTTACTCGCTATAGTTATTTACTTCAAGTGCTACAGTCTATGCATGTTCTAAATCTTCCACGTTTCCTCCTCATAGAACATTAGGACTCTCCTCTAATGAATACACTTGAGCGAGCACTTTCCTTGTCTCGAAATCTTAAAACTTCACTATGAGCTCTTATAGCTTCATTTCTTCCAACATATCCTTCTCATTTAACACGTTTACTTATCCAATCTGGTCGTAGATCCTTCACTTCCCAGGTCACTATAGGCCGTCGCCCGACGTTCTTATTTCCTCTTCcctaagtaaaaaaaaaaaaaaaaaaaaaaaaaaaaaaaaatgatggacTTCTACTTAGTTACGCATTACTATATGCTTACCCATGCAAAACCGGTATATTACAATATCACGAACCATATAAActcgtatgtatatatatatatatagataacttTATtgcaataattattatttcctATGGTATTAGAAAACCAAGTCTAGCATCAACACAGTCACCAAATGAAAGGGACACTGGCGACCGTTCGCGACCGGTCTACAGCTCCTTACCATCTGTTGACAGCCGCTATGCTAAATAAGGCTCTCACCTCATTGCTTATTTCCCCTTACCACACACTGGCCTACCATTTTTGCATTAcatttttcttctaattatAGGCTAAcctatattttacatatatacatactcaTATGTGTACATAATCTCCATACAAAATCCCAATTAGTTATTCCCATGAGTAATTAAACGAGCAATTCCTAGGGTTCCAATCCTAGCTTTTCATTGATATAGCTACATACTCGCCCTGGTTAGCTCACTTGTGGTTACTATACTTCCCTCGAATCTTCATCATTTATTACCGAATTATCTCCTACTCACATGCTTCACAAGTATCTACACTTCTAACTAATTACAGTTATACTGTCCATACATCGCGTCCATTAGCCCATGATAATAATTCGGTGACACTCGATTCATCTAGCTCCCTTTCTCATGAGAGCGATCCTTTCCCTTTTTAAGGCCTCGAGAGTTAACATGCCACCCTTAGGTTGTGTTTGCTCCAAACATACCAGTTAACCAAAATATAATCTATCCAATCCCACATCATGACATACCATTCATACACTCTTCCATACATGTATGATAATTTCTACACAACTAATATTCATAAATGGTCTTAGTTGCAACAAAACAAAGTTTTGGGTACATTTCGCTTCTACATTCAATACATTCCATTCATATTTCCATTACTACATAGATTCAAGCTAACGATTAAAACTTTTCCGGTACAACACTGCTACTTAACAATGCTCTTCGCATCCCTCTCAGCACGGGACGGGGCCTCATCTGCCCAGCAATCTAAGTACCCATCGCTGCCTACACTTGATTCAGGTCCAGCAGTTTGCTTCCTCTGATAAGTTGGTCCCTATTCCACGACCTCTGAAGGAATGTCCCCACAAATGGTCTTACCTTCGGCTGGGTCATAAGGTAGGGTTTGACAAGGTTCCCATAGCTCAGCTTGCTGCCTCACCGCCCTAGCAAAATCACCAAAATGGAACCGAAGATGCATATCCAGCATCATGACTCTAGTAAGCTGTCCCCATGCTTCATTCATGAACTTATTTGTAAACAAAACCTGCTTCTCTGGAAGGCCCCACAGGGGTTCATGTGTACCCAACTGAAATATTGTTTCCACTCGGTCCAGATAACTCACCACGGGCTCATCTTCTCGTTGCCTTCCTCCACGTACCAAGAGTATCTCTTCCTCCCAGCGATGCCAAAGCAAATCTAGTTCCCCAAGACTTGGTTCTAGCATCCACCATCTTGACTCCCCAAACTCCATGCTAAGGTGTTCCCAAAATTTGCACGCAAGGTCAAGTGTCAAATCCCTTACCAAAGTAGACTATTTCTCCCAAGCACCATAATTAGAACACATATACCTTATTACTAATACTCTCCTAACCATTCCTATGGGATGACAATaatacttacatatatatatatgtatataagggAGGTGTTCTAACCTTGCCCTCAAGTTAGTGGCTTCTTGCCATGAGCactcatttttctcattcctAGCCATTTTTGGACATTATTCTAAtacatttctaaatttttggactactaatcatagtcctaactctacccatcACTCCTAGGTGTATAGAGATTCTATTTACTCCTAActtacgctctgataccaaaattgtaagACCCGCTTCCGAATACTCAAAAAAAGATCATtatagagatgatatagaacaaaactgaactcaactcatttcatttctagcagcggaaatttaaataagatttaattacattcccaacatctcataactctaggctcaaaggccatacaaaataataagaggctcataTGCCCACAACATAACAAATTCTCATTgttacaaacctcaccaaatcactaactaggatctttaaagttaGGACGTGTTTCCGTACACTACTATCCCTTGGCTAcagtcctattggactcgcccccaataatcgtctttcctttacctggaatggcaaagaagatcaagtgagccacaaggctcagcaagttcgaggaacaaggaacaatatataggatccaataacacgatgacaccaaaaagagtaatcaagaactccacaattatatacaagattcataattcgtgagtttatcaattcaacttaatatatcatgtcaccatgtatcactatacAATTGTGTATAAAATTCCAATATCGTTATCAATTCTCACaagctcgcaagccatcattcaatacatgcaagaatgcatcatttcattaccaatatcaattttcctggctctcaagccataatcAATGCATGcgaaagtgcataagtttcataaaatctcacaaatgaatatggagccaacctgctgggctatggccacctcgtcccgtgccaggtgctctagggtacccttccctccgcgcaaaataataggtgcgcaaaatttaataacaatagtatatatatcatattttgacatgCCATTTATGAAATCACGCAAGGTTACCAACTTGAATGCTATGCTCTCGAATGCATAATTAAGTATCCCCATGGTTTAATACCACGTATTGATGACAAATATATCTCCAcaaaaagtctcaaatttatgattagagTTCCCATGCAACTAAAAGAACCACATCATGTACATTGGCTCTATTAATCTTTACACACCgtggcatttaatttattggCCATATTCCAATGAATACTAAAAATGCAAGCAAAGTTTTGatataaattctcataaatttaggcatattcaaaattcatttgatagataattaaataatgttcATGGCAATATACAATAGGTGCGTGGGTGTTAACCAtgtgaatacatatatatatatatatattatttgagtgCTCTTAAACTTACAGAGATTACTAAACATATGTtacatatatctttatatatatattttaagtgtctTACCTTGAACTTACAGAATATcaaacatacatatacatatatatatatatattatttaagtgcTTTACGTTTGTTTTAAACTTACAAAGAGCAGCaaccatacatatacatatatatatattatttaagtgtTTTACGTTTGTTTTAAACTTACAAAGAGCAGCaaccatacatatacatatatatatatattatttaagtgtCTTACGCCTTCAGTGAGTGTTGAACACggtattaaacatatatatatatatatattatttgggtgcttaatatgtgtatatatatatatataaataaatattatttatactattTGGGTGCCTTGGGCTTTCAGTGGGTCTACATTCTTGGTTAGCATATAAGATTGTTAAAACAAAACAGAGgcttaagagagagagagaattcccAAGTGAGTAGTTGCACTGCCACacatataaatgtatatgtatgaGTATATAACTGGGTGGGTCGGTTGGGACAGGAGCATTAGGAtggttatattatatatatatatatttgtatatagaAGGGGGTTGCTCAAATAGGTAGAGGGATGTTTCAATGGGgcacggatatatatatatatatactaagcGAGTGATCTGAATATGGCAAGGGAGAGATGAAGTCgagtttatacatatatatgatttaaaataagtggggggggggggggggcggggtaTCCGAATAAACAACGAGAGTACACTGCCATGCTTATATATATCTGCATATATGAATATGTAAATGGAGGATTGGCTGGGATAGAAGCAGGGGGCGTGCGTACATGTATATACAAGGGCTggtagcatatatatatatatatatagggataTTCAAGTAGGTCACTCAACTGGTACAACAATGGAGGTAGGGATATTCAAGTAGGTCACTCAACTGGTACAACAATGGaggctgttatatatatatatatatatataggtgtgtgtgtgttttgttcgAAACAGGGGAAGAGCGCCCAGACTTgctacgtatgtatatatatacatattatatatatataacctttACTTACCTTAGGCCATTCCAGAAGTAAATCTTGGAGTAAATCAAACCCCATTTGGATACATCAAAGGGACTCATAGGGAGTAAAGAAACAGGATAATGGTTGAAATATAGAGAAACAGAACAATGATTGATTATATTTCACGTAATACATAAGGAGTGTATGGATAGAACTTGGGCTTGAGAATAAAATAGAGATATAGgaggaacttgcctgatgaaaaGTGCAACCCTCAACCAGCAACAGAAACACGAAGcagcaaatgaagaagaagaagtaatgCAACGGTAGGCAGCAACATGGGTATATTATATGCACTGAAAAGTGGAGATACAATCTGTGCATAAAGTAAAAGACAAGCAGAAAAGGCTGGACTGCACTGTTTCCCTCAAAAGACTGATTTGCCCCTTCTTTTTTGGCAGCAGACAAGCTTTTTGGGGGCGTTTTTGACATTTGGcgactatttttattttaatttttttttcttctttcctgtttttctttttttttttttcacattataaaatttaaatctcttttactattgggcccaagcccaacctaacaatttatttaacccatataataaacccatgaactctcatttaactaattaaatggagtctaaaatattaatttatcaaattcttaaaaattagattcatacacttaaattcatgatcacatgcatcaagaaaatttcatattaatccaaaatcatgttatgccatcaaaacaatatatcataaattgttaaaatacttcgatccacatttagaatgcctttgagctaaaattaattattagaggagaaaaaaaaaaaaaaaaaaaaacacctagacccaatttagggtcattacacTTTCTCACGTCCTCTGATTGCTTTTCTCTTGCAACCTTGGGCAATGTCAGGTCTTGGGATGAAAGCCTCGGGACAACATCAAATCTCGAGACAAAGGCCTCAAGACGCCATCAGGTTTTGGGATGAAGAAAGTCTCAAGTCAATGACAATTTCAAAAGGGTTAACGACGATGTTTTCACTCTACAAATTCATTGATATGTTCAAATAACAATAGTTATTATAAACTCAACAAAAAATACTTGAGTTAGACGAGCCAATTCTACGATCAAACAAGAACGTTATACTACACCTAATTGTACCCTCTCACAAACGTGTCACAAAATCATACATAAGATAACTCGAGTTTAATTTGGCCTTGGACGAACGAAGAATTTGGTCAGAATTTAGCTTTCAATTGCTTCATCATCAACAATGTCTGATTTTGAAAGGTTCatgaaagaaattaaacaaagaaATCAACAGAGCTACACCAAATTAAACACATGAAAGATGAACAAGAACACAAATGAAGAGCCAAAGAGCACCACATTGAAATTGTCAGCCATGGCTACCAACACTCATACAACTTGATGTCAACGAACAGCCGGAAATACACTTCCCCTTCAAACGCATCGGTGCTCAGCGTCGCCACCCCTCTCGTCATGAAGAAGTCGCCGGTGCCGCCGACCACCGATATATCCCTCGTCTTGTTCATCAGCGGGTCCGCTCCGGCGAAGTTGATGCTGCCGTTGTGCTCCGTCGAGTTGAAAACGAACGAGAATCCGAGCCAGGCCGTGAAGATATCCTTCTTGTCGTAGATATAGAAGCCTTGAGCTCTTCCCACCGGCGTCGAATGCAGGTTGTTGTCCATCGTAATGGGGTCGTCGAACACGACCACGTTGCCGAAGTGGCTCTGTCCGGCCAGTTTGGTGAGGTTGCCCCACGCCGGCGAGCCGACGATGGCCGAGGTTGCGTTCTTGGAGTTGTGGCCGTTGTAGAGAATATCGTGGAAGTAGAAGAGCAGCCTCTTGCAGGGGCGTCGAGCTCGGAGAGTACGAGGAGGAGATGCCGAGGATCCGAAGAAGAGGAGGACGAGGAAGAGGGCCGAGAGGAGCGAGCTTCTGGCTTTGCCTGCCATTGCTGGGTATAGGGAGGAGAGCTTCAAGCACAGGGAAGTTGAATCATGATTATGTTGCTTGATCCGTTTATATAAGCTttaatttctatgaaaaatttatgtaaaattgcacttttaccctATACTTTccatatttataataaaaaagagatttactggctttattgttatttttttttggcaaaacTCCTCCCCTCCATTGGTTAATAATTAACCCAAGTAGGTTGTTTTTAACTTGgatttgaattataataaattaaagataaattatattcaGATTCCATATAGTTTGAATCGtttttatatagattttttatAGGTTAAAGACGTCTTTATCTCCAGAACTCCATGATTCAacctttttttattaaaaatctctTACAAAGACATTTTTCAAACTACGAAAGGGGttttagagaaacaaaaataaccACAAGagatttttatacaaataattcaaattatatgagtttaaatgtaatttattcaaaattaaaataacacgTGTGTAAAAAGcaaaaagatatataaattttaaaccaTAAAAGGAACTAAAACCATGAGAATGTAAATGCAAAATATGACCTATAAATTAGAAATTAGGTAGCACGGAAACTCATACGAAAGGTCATTTTTGAAACgtgaactatttttttattttttagttaacaTATCATCATGAGTGTCCTTTATTATTTGGCCCCATAATTTTAGTAAGAAATATAAATCAGAGAACCCAACAGtcagtttttattatttatagccTCTTTCTGATGATGCGAGGACGGtttgatatttttcaattttcaagatAATCCTTGGTTGTTAGGTTTTCTTTTCTGGGTAAGAATCAAACACGAAATTTGAGGGTTCAAAGAATAACACCCCAGTAATTCTTTCTTTGCCCGTTAATCTATGCCTGTAGGCACCATTTTTCGATTTTGATCACTAAGacacttatttttttgaaaaaatattatttttttatttttgtttccgtTTCAAAAAAGTTTCCGTACAACCTTGATTAGAAAAATGATTCTTAGGTAAGGCTGGGCTTATAAGCAACCTTTGTTCATGCTTAGAAAAGAATACGACATTTAAGTGGCACTGTTCCTCTTTGTTAGCTTCCATTCTAAGGTTGACATGATTGCTGGTGGACCAACTCCTCAACACTCGACATCAAGTCGCTTGCTTCGAAATGGAAAGTCCTACCTTTTATCTAATATGGATCAAAGGGCAAGTTGGCCACTAATGGATTGATTAGGTGGATCCAAAAATTATGTTTGGATTTGTTTTGACGTACAAATCAGTCAGTGACTCTAATAAAAAGTGAGTAATGAGTAAAATGTACTTAGATTATTTCAATTATGCGAGTTGTTACCCTTTATATATAAGTTGGGCGTGGTAAAATATTCGGTGTCAATCTCAAAAATTTTTGGGCTTGGGAGATTCG contains the following coding sequences:
- the LOC127813349 gene encoding dirigent protein-like; translation: MAGKARSSLLSALFLVLLFFGSSASPPRTLRARRPCKRLLFYFHDILYNGHNSKNATSAIVGSPAWGNLTKLAGQSHFGNVVVFDDPITMDNNLHSTPVGRAQGFYIYDKKDIFTAWLGFSFVFNSTEHNGSINFAGADPLMNKTRDISVVGGTGDFFMTRGVATLSTDAFEGEVYFRLFVDIKLYECW